CAAGAATCCCGACCCGTACACGAACACCAGCCAGATTCCCAATCTGACCACCAAGCAGGACTACTGCGCCCGCACCCAGGGCAGCGTGCTGACGTACACGGCGCACGCGGCGGCCATCGGCATGGCCTTTTACACCGGGAACAGCTTTCCTGCCGAGTACCGCAACGACGCCTTCATCGCGTACCGCGGCTCCTGGAACCGCTCCGAGCCCAGCGGCTACGAGATCGCCCGCGTGAACTTCGACGCGAACAACAAGCCGACGGAGATCACCCCCTTCGTGACCGGCTTCGTCTTCGAGGAAAACGGGCAGTGGAAGCAGTTCGGGCGCGTGGCGGGCGTAGCCGTGTACACCGACGGCAGCCTGCTCTTCACCGACGACCAGAGCGGCGTGATCTACCGCGTGCGCTACACGGGGGGCCAGTGATGAAAAAGACGTTACTGCTCGGCACCCTCGCCCTGGCCGGGGCCGTGGGTGGAAGCGTGCTCGCCGGAGGGATGGAGGCCATGACCGCCCCCGCCAGCACACCCCTGACAGCCACCGCCGCCCTGCGCGACGAGGCAGGCCAGGTCCTCGGCACCGCGACCTTCCGGCAGATGGGGATGGGCGTACAGGTGACGGTGGAGACGCGCGGCCTGACGCCCGGCCAGCACGGGATGCACGTCCACGAGTACGGGCGGTGCGCCCTGGGTGTGGACCCGGCGACGAATACAGTCGTGCCCTTCGGCGCGGCGGGCGGGCACTTCGACCCCGGCATGAGCAAGAACCACGACGACCCGCAGGCGCCCAACAAGTACGGGCACGGCGGGGACGCGCTCATGCTGACCGTGGGGGCCGACGGGGTGGGCCGCGCGACCTTCATGTCTCAGAAGTTCAGCCTGACGGGCATGAACGGGGTGCTGAACCGCTCGCTCGTCATCCACGCCAACCCGGACGACTACAAGAGCGACCCGGCGGGCAAGTCGGGCACCCGCGTGCGCTGCGGCGTCATCACCCGCGCGAACTTCAGCGTGCGCGACTACACGCTGCCCGACCACCTGGCTTACCCCGAGGGCGTGGCGTATGACGCGCGGAGGGGCATCCTCTACACCGGCAGCGCCACGAACGGCACGGTCTACGCGATCAACGCGGCGACGGGCGCCGTCAGCAAGTTCAGCGAGGGCGGGGCGCTGGGCCGCCGGGTCGCGCTGGGGATGAAGGTGGACGGGCAGGGCCGCCTGTGGATCGCGGACGGGCAGCAGGGCACCGTCTCCATCCTGACCCCGAATGGCATGATCCTCAAGGTGCTGGAAACACCCATGAGCCCCATGCCGTACCTCAACGACCTCACGCCCGCCCCGGACGGCAACGTCTACGTGACCGACAGCCGCCGCCCAGTGATCTTCCGGGTCGACCGCAACCTGAACCTGACGGCGTGGCTGGATCTGGGCCAGACGCCGATCAAGTACGGCCCCGGCGTGAACCTCAACGGCATCGTGCCGACGCCCGACGGCCGGTATCTGCTGGTGATGCAGACGAACACGGGCGACCTGTGGCGCATCGACCTGCGGACGAAAGCGGTGAAGCGGGTCATGGGCGGCCTGATGAACGGCGACGGCCTGCTGCTCGATGGCCGCACCCTCTACGTCGCCCGCAACAAGGATCAGGTCGTGAGCAAGGTGAGCCTCTCCGCCGACTCCGGCACGGGCACCCTGACCGCCGAGGAGCCGCTGAACGGCCTGCGTTTCCCGGCGACCCTCGTCATGATCGGCGGCGACCTCGTGGTGACCCAGCCCCAGCTCGACCGCTTGCAGGGAGGGATGGCGCCCGAGGTGCCCTTCCGGCTGACGCGCTTCAGGAAGTTCTAGAGCCCTGGAGAAGAGTGGTCCCGCTCAGCGGGCACAGCGGTGGTCGTCAGAGGAGAGGAGGGCAGGCCGCCTTTCTCTCCCCTCTTCTGTAAGAACGCCGTGAAGGGGGCTCGTTCAGGCTGGGCGGGTGACCACGCCCGCTCCTCCCCCGGCGCCCGCCCTGACGGTGCGCGGCCTGTACAAGAAGTACGGGTCGCAGGCCGTGCTGCACGACGTGAACCTCAGCGTGGAGCCGGGGGAAATCTACGCCCTGACCGGCCCCAACGGCGCAGGCAAGACCACCCTGATCCGCACCGTCACCGGCCTCGCCTTTCCGACCGAGGGCGAGGTGCGGCTGCTGGATCACGATATCCACGAGGACGGCTCGCGGGCCCGGGCGCACCTCGGCGCGGTCGTGGAGGCCCCCGCCAAGTTCTACCCGCAGTTCACCGCTACGCAGAACCTCCAGATCCACGCGAACCTCGCCGCGATGGTGCCGGGGGGGCGCAGGGTGACGCGTGACCGCATCCGCGAGGTGCTCGCGCTGCTGGAACTCACTCGGATGGCGGATCGCCGGGTGGGCACCTTCTCGCTGGGACAGCGGCAACGGCTGGGGGTGGCGAGCGCGATCCTGGCCAATCCCCGGGTGCTCATCCTCGACGAGCCGACGAGCGGGCTGGACGCGCTGGGCATCGGCCTGATCCACCGCATCGTGACCGACCTGGCCGCCCAGGGGTGCGCCGCGCTGCTCAGCACCCACCACCTGCGCGAGATCGCCACCTATGCGCACCGGGTCGGCATCCTGACCGGTGGGCGGCTGGTGGACACGGTGGACCTGCGCGCCCGTCAGACCGCCTTCCGCTTCCGGGTGGACGACCCACACACGGCGGCCCGGACCCTGGAGGGGCGGCCCTTCGTGCGGCAGGTCAGCACCCGCGCCCCCCATGTCATCGTCCACCTCACGGGGGAGGACGACGTGCCCGCCGCCCTGACGGCCCTGACGACGCGCGGCGTGCGCGTGTTCGAGGCGGGACCCGACCACTTCGACCTGTACGAGTACTACCGCGAGCGCGTGGAGCAAGTCTGATGGATACGTTTCCTCTTCGTCTTTCCGCCGGGGTGGCCCCGTGCTGACCCTGGTGGGACTGGAATTTCGCAAGCTGCTGGGCATGCGCAGCGCCCGCCTCGCGCTGCTGGTGTGCCTGCTTCTGCCCTTCGTGTGGCCCTTCGCCCCCCGCCTGACCGCCCTCCTTCAGATCACGCTGACAAGCGGCTGGCAGCTTCCCGCCGTCAGCCTGGGCGTGCTCGTGCAGTTCCTGCTGCCGCTCTTCATCGCCGTGACCTGCGCCGAGATGATCGGCGCGGAGGTCAGCCAGGGCACGCTGGCCCCCCTGCTGCTGCGCCCGGTGGGCCGCACCCGGGTCATCACGGGCAAGCTGATCGTGGCCCTGCTGTACCCCGCCCTGTTGATCGCCGCGCTCGTGATCGGGTCGCTGCTCGCCGGGCTGGTGCTGGGGCTGGGCAGCTTTACAGGCGGCACCGGGCTGGGACCGGGCTACTTCGCGGGCGTGGGGCCGCTGAGTGGCGGCCAGGCCTTGCTTCAGGTGCTGCGCGGGAGCGTGCTGGCCGCCGTCATGCTGATGCCGGTCGCGGCCCTCGCGCTGCTGTTCGGCGTGCTGTACCTCAACACGGCCGCGGCCGCCCTCGCCACACTCGCGGTCCTGAACATCCTGCGGCTCCTCGTCGTGTTCCCGGAGGGCGTTCAGCGTCTGCTGCTGACCAGCCACCTCGACCTGTATGCCCGCCAGGGGGACGTGCTCCAGGGGCTGATCCTGCTGCTGATCTACACGGCGGGCTTCGGGCTGATGGCGGTGTATGCCTTTGACCGGCGGGATGTTTAAGGGGAAGGTGTAAGAAGTCAGCGGAGGCCGGAGCCTCCGCTTTTTGCTTCCGCCACACTGGTGTGAGTGGCCGCCGTTCTCAGCCGACGCTTTTCACCGTGTAGCGGGCGTGGCGGGACCCCAGGTCGACCTCAAAGGTGTCTCCTACCGCGCGTCCCAGGAGCGCCTGACCCACCGGACTGTCCTCGCTGACCTGGGTGGCGCCCTCCGCCAGCGCGTCCACCTCGACGGCGCTGACCAGGCGGACCTGAAGGTCGCGGTCATGCTCCTCGTCGTGCAGGGTCACCACGGACCCCAGGGCCACCTTTCCGGCCTCCTCGGGCGCCGCCTCCACGATCACCGCGCGGGCGAGCACGTCCTCCAGTTCCAGGATGCGGGCCTCCATGCTCGGCAGGTCGATCTGGGCGGTCTCCAGGTTGCGGTCCTCCAGGTCCAGCGCCTCGTCGCGGGTGGCGGCCATTTGGGCGATGGCGTCCTCGCGCCGCTGCCGTTCCTTGTCCAGCGTCTCCTGAAGGCGCTGGTAACCCTCCGCCGTCATCTGCACTTCTTCTGCCATGTGATCCTCCTGAGTGCGGGAGATTCTGCCCCCGTCAGGCCCCCCACTGTAGGCAGCCCAACCCTCTTCCCGGTGACAGGCACCTTAAGGGCAGATGCGCCAACGTCCATTTCCTAATTCCTCACCGTGGGGGATGGACCCTACGCTGTAATTCGGGGCAAACGGCCCATGCTCAGCAGCAAAGGGGCAGGCCCAGGAGGAGCACCATGACGGACCCCACAGGCAAAGACCGCACCACGGACATCGACCCCGAGCTGAACTCGCCCCTGGAGGAGGACGTGACCGTGACCGGGGAGGACGTGACCCGGGACGACCGGGAACTGAGCGACGCCGAACTCCACCCCGTCGGCGGAGAGGGCGTGACGGGTGCGGGAACGATGGACTACTCACTGCCCGGCGACGGCAACCCGGCGAACCAGGATGCCCAGTCGAACGCCGACCTGATCCGCGACGTGGCCGAGACGGAGGCTGACTTCCCGGTCTCCGGGGACGTGACGGGCGGGCGGCAGGCCAGCGGCGGGAGCGACGCTTTAGCGGGCGCGGGCGTGACCTTCGACGACGGCATCGACCCCTCCATTCGCAGCGAGATGCTCGACAACGCGATGGCCTACGGCGACGACTTCGTGCCGAACAACGTGAACGACGAGCCCAGCTTCGACGACGGCACGCCGGGCAGCTTCTCCGACTTCAGCGTGATTACTCCCGATAACCCGGAGGGCACCACCCGCCTGGCCGACCCCGGCATCGACGTGGGCGGCGACATCAAAGGTCCCCGCGTGGGCGGCCTGGGGAGCATCGACGGCGGCCCGCCCCGCACCCACCCGTTGCCCGGCACGGAGGAGGAGTCGGGCTCATAACGCTGGCAAAAACAGGAAGGCCCCGGTGCGAATCTCCGGGGCCTCTGCTTTTCCTGTTACTTGTTCTGCGCCAGGCGGTCCAGCACCAGGCGGCTCACGCTCTTGAGCGTCTCGAACACGCCGCCGCCGTTGTGGGCGGTCGCCTCGAACAGGGTGAGTTCCCGCCTGGGGTCGATCACGGCGCGGATCATCTCGGTGGGCAGGGCTCCGTCGACGTCGCGCTTGTTCACCTGAAGGACGATGGGCACGTCGCGCACGTCGATCCCGTGTTCGGCGAGGTTCTCGCGCAGGTTCCGCATGCTCTCGGCGTTGGCGCGCAGCCGGTTGGGGGCCGAGTCGGCCACGAAGACGATGCCGTCCACCCCGCGCAGGATCAGCTTGCGGGAGGCGTTGTAGAAGACCTGGCCGGGCACGGTGTACAGGTGAAAGCGGGTCTTGAAGCCCTGCACGGAGCCCAGGTCGAGCGGCAGGAAGTCGAAGAAGAGGGTGCGCTCGTCCTCGGTGGCGAGCGAGACCATCTCCCCGCGCAGGTGGGTGGGCACCTTGGAGAAGACGTGCTTGAGGTTGGTGGTCTTGCCGGACATGCCGGGGCCGTAGTACACGATCTTGCAGTTGATCTCGCGTGCGGCGAAGTTGATGGTGCTCATGTGCGTTCCTCCGTCGGTCGGCCTCAGCCGAGCAGGTCGTCGAGCAGGGCGGTCGCGCCCTTGGAGAAGTCCTCGCTGAACTGCACGGGCGGCGCGTCCTTGAGCCCTTCCAGGATGGCCGCGACCTGCGCGATGGACTTCTTGGTGTGGACCTTCACGCGGCCCAGCGGCACGCTGCCGTCGAAGATCAGCGTGAGGAGGGCCGAGTCGCCCACCGACTCCACGTACAGGGTGCCGTTCTCGCCCTGGTGGATCTGCTCGCTGAAGGTGCGCTCGCCCAGCATGTTCGCCAGGGCGGCAGTCGCGGCGGCGTTGGAGGCGACAAGGGTGGCGACGCTGTCGAGCGCCGGGGGGCGCGGGGCCCAGAGGGCTTCCTTGTGGGAGAGCACGAAGCCCTTGCGGTCCACCAGCAGGCAGTACCGGACCCCGGTGGCCGTCAGCAGCTCCTCCAGGTGCTGGTCCACCCGGTCGAAGGCGTCACCGTAGAGGGCGAGGGAGGGTTCAATCATGTCCCGGCGAGTATAGGAGTGAGTTTCATACGACAATCTGACAGGCGGGGAAGCCGGGCGGGCCCTCACCCGCCGCGTGCCGGGCACAGGGTAAACTCCCGCCCGTGACGTTCAGAAGGCTGATGTGGACGGCGGCGCTGGCGCTTTTGGCCGCAGCGGGCGCGCGTCCGGTGGCAATCGGCGGGGTCGTGCAGGCGGCGGCGGTGGAGTCGCGGATGCTGGGCGGCAGCGAGATGCTGGCGGTGTGGACGCTCCCCCGGGTGGGGATTACCGTCCGCAACGATCCACAGGACGTGCGCCTGCTGTACGGTCCGCGCGAACTGCGCTTCTCGCCCGAGCGCGGCTGGCGCGCGGTGGGCTTTACGCTCCCGACCGGGCTGAAGCTGACGGTGCCGCAACTCGTGGGCGGCAGCCTGTACGTTCCCCTGGCGGCGGTGCGAGCCCTGGGCGTGACGGTGATCGCGGACGCGCCCGATCTCCTCGATTTCGCCGCCCCCAGGGTCGTGCCCGCCGCCACGCTGCCCCCCTCACCCGACGCGGGGGCCACCGCGACGGTCCCGGCTCCCCCACCTCCCACGCCTGCCCCGGCCCGGCCGACGACACCTCCCCCTCCTCCCGCACCGATCACGCCTCCCGCCACACCCCCGGCGACCTCGGCCCACCTCGACACCGTACGCGTCAGCCGCACGCTGCACCGCACGGTGGAGGTGCAGCGCGTGGTGCTCGAACTCAGCGCGGCGGCCCCGCATCAGGTCGTGCGTGAGGCGGCGGGCCTGAGCATCGTGCTTCCCGGCGTGAGTGCGAGCGCTTCTGCCCAGACCCTGCCGAGCGGGGATAGCCTCAGCATTGAGCCGGGCACGGCCCAGCCCTCGCCCCAGACCACCGTGCGCCTGAAAACCGGGGGCGGCACGAGCGAAATTTTCACCCTGGACGACCCCTACCGGGTGGTGATCGATACCACCACGCACCTGGACACCCACATTCCGCCGCCCATCGACCCCGAGGGGCTGCCCGAGGGGGTGACCTACCGGGTACGCGGCACTCTACACCTGCTGAGCTTCGACCCGGCCCGCTTCCAGCCGCGGGTGGTGACCGCACCGCTGGGTGCCGCGCGGGACGTCGCCAGCCTGGTCAGGAGTGCGGGGGGCGTCGCGGGCGTGAACGGCGGGTACTTCGACACCGCGAGCAGTCTGCCGGTGGACCTCGTGGCGGTCGGTGGCCTGATGATGGCGCCCAGCCTGGAGAAACGCGCGACGGTGGGCTTCACCGCGCAGGGGGGTGCACTCTTCGGCTACCCCCGGCCCCGCTACGTGATCAGCGGCCCCTTCGGCAGCGTCACCGTGAACACGGTCGGCTCGAAGGTGCGGCCAGACCTGCTGACCGCCTTCGTGGGGGACGGGCGCACCGCCGTCGGCGCGGACGGGTTGACCACGCTGCTCCTCACGCCCGGAGCGGCGACGGTGAGCCGGGTGGGGGTGGGCCGCGCCGTGCCGTCCGCCGGGACGCTGGCCCTCACCTTCGACCCGGCCCGCTTTCCGCAGCTTCCGCGCACGGCGGGGCAACCGCTGCGCGTGGCGCTGAACTGGCAGGCGCAGGACGCCCCCTGGGACTCGGCGCAGGACGCCCTGAGCGCCGGGCCGCTGCTCGTGCAGGGCGGGCGGGTCGTGATCAACCCCACCCGTGAGGTGTTCGACACGGGCACCAACATCTGGCGGCCCACCCGGCAGGTCGCCTTTGGGGTACTGGAGGGCCAGCCCACGATTGCCTACCTGGAACAGGGCACGCCCGAAGCCTTCGCCGCCGCCCTGGCCGCTGCCGGGGTGCGCGACGCCGTGCGGATGGACAGCGGCAGCAGCGCCACAGCCTATGTGGTGGGCGGGTACGCGGGGCTGGGCGGGTACCTGAATACCGTCTGGAGCCGCCCGGTGCCCAACGCCATCGTCTTCGTGCCCAAGGGGGTGGGGGCGCAGAAGTAAGAGACTGTCTGGAAAGCGTGCAGGAGGAGCGTTGTCCGAAACGAGCACCATTTGGTGTGCCTTGACGCCGGACCAACACCAGGAATCAGTGAGCCATCCTCGGCCCACTGATTCCTGCACCTCGACCCGGTGAGTGACCTGCCCGGACTGAGCGCCTGGACATGGCGAACACTGTCTTCTCTGTGAAGCGAGGCGGGGTTCGCGGCGCCTCACCTCTTGCCTGCGGACTTCCCTCGTTGGAAGACGGTGTCCGACTATTTCCGGCAGAAGAGTGGCTGTGGAAGTGCATTAACGACGCGCTCCGAACACGAGGATTTGCGGGCGCAGGTCCGGGCGTCCCCCCAGAGCTGACGTTGGGCGAACATGTAACGCCGTGGCGCGAGGGTCATCAGATCGCCGAGCGATTGGGCATCAAGCCCGCGACGGTCTCCCGCTCGCCCAGCCCCGACTCTCACCAGCACGGCATGAAGACGCCGCGCCGCATCGGCGACGCCCTGGACATGGATGTGGAGGTGAAGCTCAAGCCCCGAGAAGCCTTCGTAACCTCCCGGGGAGCCCGCCCTCCACTCCTACCCTCTCACCACCTCCCGCCCCAACGCCGCGTGCGCTTCGAGCAGCAGCGCTTCCGTCTCGTCCCAACCCACGCAGGCATCGGTGACGCTCACGCCGGGAGCGAGTTGGGTCAGGTCAGCGGGAATGCCCTGCTTGCCCGGGCGAAGGTGACTCTCCACCATCAGGCCCCTGATGACCTTCTGGCCGCGCGTGCGCTGGTGCAGCACGTCGCGCCACACCAGGCCCTGGCGGTGGTGGTCCGAGCCGCTGTTCGCGTGCGAGCAGTCCACCATCACCGCCGGGTCCACGTTCGCCGCGCGCATCAGGGACTCGGCCTCGGCGACGAACTGGGGGGCGTAGTTGGGGCCATTTCGTCCGCCGCGCAGAATGACGTGCCCGTCGGGATTGCCGCGTGTGTGGACGATGCACGCCTGGCCGTCGTCGTCCACGGTGAAAAAGGCATGGGGATGACGGGCGGCCACTATGGCGTCCACCGCGAGTTTCAGGCCGCCGCCCGTGCCGTTCTTGAAGCCCATCGGGGCGCTGACGGCGCTCGCCATGACGCGGTGGGTCTGTGATTCGGTGGTACGGGCGCCCAGGCAGGCCCAGGCCACCGCGTCGAAGAGGAACTGGGGCGCGAAGGGGTCGAGGAGTTCGGTGGCGACGGGCAGGCCGAGTTCGGAGACGCGGATCATCAGCTCGCGGGTGAGCGAGAGCCCCTTATTGATATCGTTCTCCCCCGTCATGTCGGGGTCCATCAGGTAGCCGCGCCAGCCCACCGTCGTGCGGGGTTTGTCCACGTAGACGCGCATGTGGACTTCGAGGCGGTCTTTGACCCGCTCCCTCAGCTCAGCCAAGCGACCCGCATACTCGACGGCCTGGTCGAAGTCATGGATGGAACACGGCCCCACCACAACGAGCAGGCGGTCGTCGCGCCCATGCACGATGTCCTGGGCTGCTTTTCGCCCAGCCATCACCGTGCGCTCGGCTTCCGGGGTCAGCGGGAGGCTGGCCTTGAGGGCTCTGGGCGTAATCAGGGGCGTGAAGCCCGAGACGTTCAGGTTCTCGGTTCGTCCGGCCTGGATGATGGGGTCCGGGTGGGTCATGGCGTTCCTTTCGTACGAAAAACCGCCTGGAGGTGGGGTTCCTCCGGGCGGCTCGGCTGGGGGGCAGCGCTGGCGTCAGGCCCGGAGCGAACCGAACCAATAAAAAAACGCGGCGCTGAAGGACATGGGGGAAGTCTACGGCGGGCGGAATGAAAGCGGCCCAGCCCGTCTAGTCGGGCCTTCGGTCTGCCTTCACATCCCGAAAAACCGTGTCCCTGGCGGGAACTCGCGTGGCCCTGGGACCGTACTCTGAGGGGATGAAACGCTCCATCACCCTCCTCCTGACCACCCTCGCGCTCGCCGCAGGGGTTGCCGACGCCGGGCGGCGCAGCGGCGGGGGCTTCGGCGGCAGCCGCAGTTCCGGCGGGTTCAGCATCCCGCGCAGCAGCGGCAGCACCTACCGCGCCCCGCCCCCGGTCCCCCGCAACACGCCGTCTGGAAATACCTACACGGCCCCCCGCTCGACCCCTCCCGCCACGCGCACCCCGAGCACCACGCAGCGCAGCACGACAAGCGGCGCAACGAGCACGGCGAACCGGGCGGCAGCGGCCCGCGTCACGCCGACCCAGCTCAACGGGTGGAAGAACGTGCGGCTGCCCGCGGGCGTGCCCCGCAGCGCGATCACCTACAGTGCCACGCCCAGCAGCCAGTATCGCTATCAGCTCTCGCCGGGCCGCTACTTCCCCTACCCGCAGAGCTACTACAAGAGCCGCGGCATCGGGTACGACATCCTGAAGTACGCCCTGATCTTCACGGCGGTGAGCAGCGTGGCGAATGCCATCAACGGGCCGGACGTGATCGTGAACAACGGGGGCCTGCCCGGAAACGGTCCGGTCGTCGTGCAGCAGCAGGGGCCGAACCTCTGGACCTACGTGGGCGTGGGCTTTCTCGCCGCTGCCGCCGGGTGGTTCCTGCTGGGGCGGCGCCGCCGCTGATTCTTCCTGAGCGCCGCCCGGATCCTCGTGCCGGGCGGCGCCGCGCTCTTCCCACCGTCGCTTACACTGGATTTCGGTCGGGGCGTCCTGCGCTGCCCGAGGACGCTGGGGCCGGAGGGGGACGGCCGCCGCCCACCCTTTCGCATACGCGGCGCCCCGCTGCTGCCCGGCGCCGCGACCTGAGGTGACGATGGCGGGACAGACGAACTTTTTCCACCCGGGCGGGCCATGACGCTCGCCGTCTTTCTCCCCTTTCTGTTCGCCGCGCTCTGCGCCGGGCTGGGGCCGCGCCTGGGCCGCCGCACGGGGTACGTGGCCGCGCTCGCCTTCGTGCCCGCGCTGCTCCTCGCCCTGCCGCTCTCCGCCATGCCCGCTGCCGTGCCCGCGCTGGAGGTCACCCGCTGGGTTCCCACCCTGGACCTCGCCCTGGCCCTCCGGGGGGACGGCTTCTCGCTGCTGTTCGCGGTACTGATCGGCGTGATCGGCACGCTGGCGAGCCTTTACGCGGTCGCGTACCTCTCGGAGCGCGAACGCTTCGGGCGGTTTTACGCCTACCTGCTGCTTTTCGGCGGCTCGATGCTGGGGCTGGTCCTGAGTGACAACCTGATCGCCCTCTTCGGCTTCTGGGAGCTGACGAGCGTGACGAGCTTCCTGTTGATCGGGCTGTGGCACACCCGCTCGGCGGCGCGGGACGGGGCGGTCAAGGCCTTTCTGGTCAGCGCCCTGGGCGGCCTGGGCCTGCTCGCCGCCGTGGCGATGATCGGCATTGCGGGGGGCAGCACGTCGCTTTCCGGGCTGAATCTGGAGGCCCTGCGCGCCTCTCCCCTCTTCGTGCCCGCCCTGCTGCTCACCCTCCTCGCGGCGTTCACGAAGAGTGCCCAGCTCCCCTTCCACCTCTGGCTCCCGACGGCGATGGAGGCGCCCACGCCCGTCTCCGCCTTCCTGCACTCGGCGACGATGGTGAAGGCGGGCGTCTTGCTCGTCGCCAAGTTCGGACTGCTGTTCGGCTCCTCGGCACTGTGGAGCGGGATCATCGTGCCCGTGGGGCTCGCCACGCTGGTCTGGGGGGCGTGGATCGCGCTGCGGCAGACGGACCTCAAGGCGCTGCTCGCCTACTCCACCGTCTCGCAGCTCGGCCTGCTCATGAGCCTGTACGGGCTGGCGGACGCGGAGGGGAAGTTTGCGGCGACCGCGCACCTGCTCAACCACGCGGCCTTCAAGGCGGCCCTCTTCTTCGTGGTGGGCATCATCGACCACGAGACGGGGACGCGGGAAATTCCGCTGCTGGGCGGGCTGAGAAAGGCCTTGCCCCTCACCTTCGCCGCCGCGCTCCTCGCTTCTCTCAGCATGGCGGGGGTGCCGCCCCTGGGGGGCTTCATCTCGAAGGAGCTGTTCTACGAGGCGATGCTGCACCGGGGGCCGGTCTTTATCGCAGTCGCCATGCTGGGGAGTGCGCTCACCTTCGCGTACTCCTTCCGGCTGCTCCGGGTGTTCTGGGGACCGCCGCGCCACCCGGTAGGTGCCGAACCACACGAGGCCCCGCCCGGGCTGCTCGTGCCCGCCGGACTGCTGACCCTGACCGCCCTCACCTTCGGCCTGCTGCCGGGCAGTGCCGAGGCCCTAACACGGACGGCGCAGAACGCGCTGGACTTCGCCGCGTACAGGGGACACCTCCAGCTCTGGCACGGGGTCACGCCCGCGCTGCTCGCCACGCTCCTGACCTGGGGGCTGGGTGCGGGACTGATCGGGCAGGCCGGGCGGGTGGCGATCCTGCAGCGGCGCCTCACCCCGCGGGTGAACGCCAATACGGTGTATTACGCGCTGACCGAGGGAGTGAACGTCCTGTCCAGCCGCCTGATCGCCCGCACCCAGGGGCTCGCGCTGCCCGACCAGCTCCGAATCATGCTGGGGGCCGCCGCCCTGATCGCCGGGTACGCGGTGTGGCGGGCGCCGCAGGTCTTCCACCCGATTGGGACGCCGCCGCTCGCGCTGCTGCCCATCGCGGCGCTGCTCGTCGCTGGAGCGGTCGGGGTGCTGCTCGCCCACAGCCGCCTGACCGCCGTGGTCGTGACCGGGCTGACGGGCTTTGGGAGCGCCGCCGCTTTCCTGGGGCTGCGCGCACCCGACCTGGCGCTGACGCAACTGCTCGTGGAGGCGGTGACGGTGATCCTCTACCTGCTCGCCTTCCGCTACCTGCCGCGCGGCGGTGACCTGCCCCGCGCCCGCTGGCGGCTGCGCCTGGACCTCCTGCTGGCGGCCTCGATGGGCCTGGGGGCCACCCTGCTCGTGCTGGCGGGCGTGCGCTTCCTGGCCCCGCCGATCTCGCCGTACTACCTGGCGAACAGCTATGAAC
This sequence is a window from Deinococcus apachensis DSM 19763. Protein-coding genes within it:
- a CDS encoding superoxide dismutase family protein, with the protein product MKKTLLLGTLALAGAVGGSVLAGGMEAMTAPASTPLTATAALRDEAGQVLGTATFRQMGMGVQVTVETRGLTPGQHGMHVHEYGRCALGVDPATNTVVPFGAAGGHFDPGMSKNHDDPQAPNKYGHGGDALMLTVGADGVGRATFMSQKFSLTGMNGVLNRSLVIHANPDDYKSDPAGKSGTRVRCGVITRANFSVRDYTLPDHLAYPEGVAYDARRGILYTGSATNGTVYAINAATGAVSKFSEGGALGRRVALGMKVDGQGRLWIADGQQGTVSILTPNGMILKVLETPMSPMPYLNDLTPAPDGNVYVTDSRRPVIFRVDRNLNLTAWLDLGQTPIKYGPGVNLNGIVPTPDGRYLLVMQTNTGDLWRIDLRTKAVKRVMGGLMNGDGLLLDGRTLYVARNKDQVVSKVSLSADSGTGTLTAEEPLNGLRFPATLVMIGGDLVVTQPQLDRLQGGMAPEVPFRLTRFRKF
- a CDS encoding ABC transporter ATP-binding protein produces the protein MTTPAPPPAPALTVRGLYKKYGSQAVLHDVNLSVEPGEIYALTGPNGAGKTTLIRTVTGLAFPTEGEVRLLDHDIHEDGSRARAHLGAVVEAPAKFYPQFTATQNLQIHANLAAMVPGGRRVTRDRIREVLALLELTRMADRRVGTFSLGQRQRLGVASAILANPRVLILDEPTSGLDALGIGLIHRIVTDLAAQGCAALLSTHHLREIATYAHRVGILTGGRLVDTVDLRARQTAFRFRVDDPHTAARTLEGRPFVRQVSTRAPHVIVHLTGEDDVPAALTALTTRGVRVFEAGPDHFDLYEYYRERVEQV
- a CDS encoding ABC transporter permease, with the protein product MLTLVGLEFRKLLGMRSARLALLVCLLLPFVWPFAPRLTALLQITLTSGWQLPAVSLGVLVQFLLPLFIAVTCAEMIGAEVSQGTLAPLLLRPVGRTRVITGKLIVALLYPALLIAALVIGSLLAGLVLGLGSFTGGTGLGPGYFAGVGPLSGGQALLQVLRGSVLAAVMLMPVAALALLFGVLYLNTAAAALATLAVLNILRLLVVFPEGVQRLLLTSHLDLYARQGDVLQGLILLLIYTAGFGLMAVYAFDRRDV
- a CDS encoding GreA/GreB family elongation factor, with product MAEEVQMTAEGYQRLQETLDKERQRREDAIAQMAATRDEALDLEDRNLETAQIDLPSMEARILELEDVLARAVIVEAAPEEAGKVALGSVVTLHDEEHDRDLQVRLVSAVEVDALAEGATQVSEDSPVGQALLGRAVGDTFEVDLGSRHARYTVKSVG
- a CDS encoding GTP-binding protein, whose product is MSTINFAAREINCKIVYYGPGMSGKTTNLKHVFSKVPTHLRGEMVSLATEDERTLFFDFLPLDLGSVQGFKTRFHLYTVPGQVFYNASRKLILRGVDGIVFVADSAPNRLRANAESMRNLRENLAEHGIDVRDVPIVLQVNKRDVDGALPTEMIRAVIDPRRELTLFEATAHNGGGVFETLKSVSRLVLDRLAQNK
- a CDS encoding roadblock/LC7 domain-containing protein; the protein is MIEPSLALYGDAFDRVDQHLEELLTATGVRYCLLVDRKGFVLSHKEALWAPRPPALDSVATLVASNAAATAALANMLGERTFSEQIHQGENGTLYVESVGDSALLTLIFDGSVPLGRVKVHTKKSIAQVAAILEGLKDAPPVQFSEDFSKGATALLDDLLG
- a CDS encoding phosphodiester glycosidase family protein, producing the protein MTFRRLMWTAALALLAAAGARPVAIGGVVQAAAVESRMLGGSEMLAVWTLPRVGITVRNDPQDVRLLYGPRELRFSPERGWRAVGFTLPTGLKLTVPQLVGGSLYVPLAAVRALGVTVIADAPDLLDFAAPRVVPAATLPPSPDAGATATVPAPPPPTPAPARPTTPPPPPAPITPPATPPATSAHLDTVRVSRTLHRTVEVQRVVLELSAAAPHQVVREAAGLSIVLPGVSASASAQTLPSGDSLSIEPGTAQPSPQTTVRLKTGGGTSEIFTLDDPYRVVIDTTTHLDTHIPPPIDPEGLPEGVTYRVRGTLHLLSFDPARFQPRVVTAPLGAARDVASLVRSAGGVAGVNGGYFDTASSLPVDLVAVGGLMMAPSLEKRATVGFTAQGGALFGYPRPRYVISGPFGSVTVNTVGSKVRPDLLTAFVGDGRTAVGADGLTTLLLTPGAATVSRVGVGRAVPSAGTLALTFDPARFPQLPRTAGQPLRVALNWQAQDAPWDSAQDALSAGPLLVQGGRVVINPTREVFDTGTNIWRPTRQVAFGVLEGQPTIAYLEQGTPEAFAAALAAAGVRDAVRMDSGSSATAYVVGGYAGLGGYLNTVWSRPVPNAIVFVPKGVGAQK